In a genomic window of beta proteobacterium MWH-UniP1:
- a CDS encoding DnaA/Hda family protein, translating to MQLPLHLIDPPEPKLEDGVTGRNSAALAALGQILKTPGFSTLYLWGAPGSGKSFWLRAWKAALGGQASLINCDASAALSGGAGAGQLLAQALEQIEEPGSPRIWLLDNVDRADRATAEGLFRLYNAGRELGHCLVATADRPPLRLELRDDLRTRLGQGLIFELHELDDEEKRNALRERAEQLALPLSEDLLNYLMTRLPRDLGLLIRVLDGLNDYALSQKRPATIPLLKDLLDLPDATTRPV from the coding sequence ATGCAGTTACCCCTTCACCTGATCGACCCACCAGAACCCAAGCTTGAGGATGGGGTGACAGGACGCAATTCGGCAGCGCTCGCCGCACTTGGCCAGATTCTAAAGACCCCCGGCTTTTCAACCCTGTATCTATGGGGGGCCCCAGGAAGCGGTAAAAGCTTCTGGCTCAGGGCCTGGAAGGCCGCCCTGGGCGGCCAGGCCAGCCTGATCAACTGCGATGCCAGCGCCGCACTTTCAGGCGGTGCGGGCGCAGGCCAATTGCTCGCCCAGGCGCTTGAACAGATCGAGGAACCCGGTTCGCCAAGAATCTGGCTACTGGACAATGTTGATCGGGCCGACCGAGCCACAGCCGAGGGACTGTTTCGACTTTACAATGCAGGCCGAGAGCTTGGCCATTGCCTGGTGGCGACCGCCGATCGGCCGCCACTGCGGCTGGAACTGCGGGACGACTTAAGAACCCGGCTGGGCCAAGGCCTGATATTTGAATTGCATGAATTAGACGACGAAGAAAAACGAAATGCCCTGCGCGAGCGGGCTGAGCAACTGGCGCTGCCACTGTCTGAGGACTTACTAAATTACCTGATGACCCGCCTGCCCCGAGACCTGGGGCTTTTGATCCGAGTGCTGGATGGTTTAAACGACTACGCCTTGTCGCAAAAACGGCCAGCCACCATCCCCTTATTGAAAGATTTACTGGATTTGCCAGATGCAACAACTCGCCCTGTTTGA
- the mutL gene encoding DNA mismatch repair endonuclease MutL, with product MTIRLLPDALISQIAAGEVVERPASVVKELLENAVDAQSQSIQVELEEGGIRAIRIRDDGHGIAADELPLAVQRHATSKIASLQDLSRVMTHGFRGEALAAIGSVSRMSVTSKTAQAPHATRIDNHGGQWASSPAAGPQGTHIEVAGLFDQVPARKRFLKSAATELNHCKDAFTRIALIRPEIYWLLSHQGRAIARYPAGSASSRIAQCLDANESELRIIDTPAGPMRIRAWLVPPTQSRSRADDQYFYVNGRAVRDRVLLHAVRSGYQDVLHGDRQPAFVLALDIDPELVDVNVHPAKSEVRFRESQAVHQAVHRAVRDALGTTMVARPGSATPDTTGASAFSRSSFQDRAASTASIFGAANFSHQGDSAGATAAAFRFFGQNIRASEQAPAAAEPSHEMPLGFALAQLHGIYILAQNHLGLVLVDMHAAHERIVYEAFKRQFESSDQVIASQSLLAPLALHASPLEMETISQHRTVLTKLGFDIDALGDRQFAVRAVPAVLAQGDLTTLVRDTLADLAEHGAALGVEAQRNELLASMACHAAVRANRSLTIPEMNALLREMERTDRADQCNHGRPTWLQLSIADLDKLFLRGQ from the coding sequence ATGACCATACGCCTACTTCCCGACGCACTGATTAGCCAAATCGCCGCAGGCGAGGTGGTCGAGCGGCCTGCCTCCGTGGTCAAAGAACTGCTAGAAAACGCAGTCGACGCCCAATCCCAATCCATTCAAGTCGAACTTGAAGAAGGTGGTATCCGCGCCATTCGTATTCGAGACGACGGCCATGGCATTGCCGCAGATGAGTTGCCACTTGCGGTGCAGCGCCATGCCACCAGCAAGATTGCCTCGCTGCAGGATCTCTCTCGGGTCATGACCCATGGTTTTCGTGGTGAAGCCTTGGCGGCCATTGGTTCGGTATCGCGCATGTCCGTGACCAGCAAAACGGCGCAGGCTCCACATGCCACGCGCATTGATAATCATGGCGGCCAGTGGGCCAGCTCGCCAGCTGCTGGTCCACAAGGCACCCACATTGAAGTGGCCGGGCTATTTGATCAGGTGCCGGCACGCAAACGGTTTCTTAAGTCTGCCGCGACTGAACTGAATCACTGCAAAGACGCCTTTACCCGTATCGCCCTGATTCGGCCAGAAATCTATTGGCTACTGTCTCATCAGGGCCGTGCCATTGCTCGTTATCCGGCGGGCTCTGCAAGCAGCAGAATCGCCCAATGTTTAGATGCCAACGAATCTGAACTGCGCATTATTGATACGCCTGCGGGGCCGATGCGTATCCGGGCCTGGCTGGTACCGCCGACCCAATCGCGGTCGCGGGCCGATGATCAATATTTTTATGTCAATGGCCGTGCCGTGCGTGACCGTGTCTTACTGCACGCTGTGCGCAGCGGCTACCAAGATGTCTTACATGGTGATCGGCAGCCCGCATTTGTCTTGGCACTCGATATTGACCCCGAACTCGTGGATGTGAATGTCCACCCCGCAAAAAGCGAGGTTCGTTTTCGCGAAAGCCAGGCGGTGCATCAGGCCGTCCATCGTGCTGTGCGCGATGCCTTGGGTACCACCATGGTGGCACGGCCTGGTAGCGCAACACCCGACACCACTGGTGCCTCTGCATTTTCAAGATCGTCTTTCCAAGACCGGGCAGCATCCACGGCGTCAATCTTTGGCGCCGCGAATTTCAGTCACCAAGGTGATTCTGCCGGTGCGACTGCAGCAGCATTTCGTTTCTTTGGCCAGAACATACGGGCCTCAGAGCAAGCGCCCGCTGCAGCTGAACCCAGCCACGAGATGCCACTTGGTTTTGCCCTGGCACAACTCCACGGCATTTACATCTTGGCCCAAAATCACCTGGGGCTCGTGCTGGTCGATATGCATGCGGCCCATGAGCGTATCGTTTACGAGGCCTTCAAACGCCAGTTTGAATCCAGTGATCAAGTCATTGCCAGCCAATCTCTGTTGGCTCCCCTGGCGCTGCATGCCAGCCCACTGGAGATGGAAACAATTTCCCAGCATCGCACGGTGCTGACCAAACTGGGCTTTGATATCGATGCCCTTGGCGATCGACAGTTCGCTGTTCGCGCCGTGCCAGCAGTATTGGCCCAAGGGGATCTCACCACGCTGGTCCGTGACACCTTGGCCGATCTTGCCGAACATGGCGCAGCGCTGGGGGTAGAAGCCCAGCGTAACGAGTTGCTGGCCAGCATGGCCTGCCATGCGGCTGTGCGGGCCAATCGCAGCCTGACCATTCCAGAAATGAATGCCCTGCTGCGAGAGATGGAGCGGACCGACCGAGCCGACCAATGCAATCATGGCCGGCCCACCTGGCTACAGCTCTCTATTGCCGATTTAGACAAACTCTTTTTGCGCGGCCAATAA
- the pcnB gene encoding polynucleotide adenylyltransferase PcnB → MIKKLFKRIVDLAPKKLSTRASRRAVEKTLHEPEIFKASKIGIDRKLASNAALRTVEDLQKAGFRAFIVGGAVRDLLLGIRPKDFDVATDAEPEQVQRVFRRARIIGRRFRLVHVMFGPETIEVSTFRALQSDDIDVDEHGRVLRDNVFGEQHEDATRRDFTVNALYYDPVSDKVLDYHHGVKDLKAKVLRMIGNPDHRYREDPVRMLRAIRLSAKLGLTIDPATRKPIKALADLIKNVPNARLFDEMLKLLQSGNAYEGLHQLRNEGLHHGCLPLLDLVFDAQAPESEKFVTLALKATDARIHDRKPISPGFLFAALLWNLVRERWQKRHAAGEHLIPALNAAIDEVTEQQLDALAIQRRYVSDMRDIWLMQPRFEKRQGATAARLVEHIRFRAGYDFLLLRAESGQIDSALADWWTDYIAADAAGRAALISQAAAERSANKSGSTGSGGTGAKRRRRRRKPTASEPASNTDQ, encoded by the coding sequence ATGATCAAAAAACTATTTAAGCGGATTGTTGACCTCGCCCCCAAAAAGCTATCCACCCGGGCCTCGCGGCGCGCCGTTGAGAAAACACTGCACGAACCCGAGATTTTCAAAGCGTCAAAAATCGGCATCGACCGAAAGCTCGCCTCGAACGCCGCCCTGCGAACTGTGGAAGACCTGCAAAAGGCCGGCTTTCGTGCCTTTATTGTGGGTGGTGCGGTTCGTGATCTGCTGCTTGGCATCCGGCCCAAAGACTTTGATGTGGCCACCGATGCCGAGCCCGAACAAGTGCAGCGGGTATTTCGGCGGGCCCGCATTATTGGCCGGCGGTTTCGCCTGGTCCATGTGATGTTTGGCCCAGAGACCATCGAGGTGTCCACCTTTCGTGCGCTTCAGTCTGATGACATCGACGTAGACGAGCATGGCCGAGTGCTGCGAGACAACGTGTTTGGTGAGCAGCACGAAGACGCCACGCGGCGCGATTTCACGGTTAACGCCCTGTATTACGACCCAGTCAGCGACAAAGTGCTGGACTATCACCACGGAGTGAAAGACTTAAAAGCGAAAGTCTTGCGCATGATTGGCAACCCTGATCATCGCTACCGGGAAGACCCAGTCCGCATGCTGCGTGCCATCCGGCTGTCAGCAAAGCTGGGGCTCACCATTGATCCAGCCACCCGCAAACCCATCAAAGCGCTGGCTGACCTGATCAAAAATGTGCCCAATGCCCGTTTGTTTGATGAAATGCTCAAGCTCTTGCAGTCGGGCAATGCCTACGAGGGCCTGCATCAGCTTCGCAATGAGGGCCTGCATCACGGCTGTCTGCCACTGCTTGATCTCGTCTTTGATGCGCAGGCCCCAGAGTCAGAAAAATTTGTCACGTTGGCGCTGAAAGCCACGGACGCACGTATCCATGACCGCAAGCCAATATCGCCCGGATTTTTATTTGCGGCGCTGCTGTGGAACCTGGTGCGTGAACGCTGGCAGAAACGCCATGCGGCAGGCGAGCATCTGATCCCTGCACTGAATGCGGCAATAGATGAAGTGACTGAACAACAGTTGGATGCACTGGCCATTCAGCGGCGCTATGTCTCGGACATGCGCGATATCTGGTTGATGCAGCCACGGTTTGAAAAGCGCCAAGGGGCAACAGCGGCTCGCCTGGTCGAACACATTCGTTTTCGTGCGGGCTACGATTTTTTACTCCTGCGCGCAGAATCTGGTCAGATCGATTCGGCACTGGCCGACTGGTGGACGGACTATATTGCGGCTGATGCCGCAGGCCGCGCCGCCTTGATCAGTCAGGCGGCTGCCGAGCGCTCGGCGAATAAATCCGGATCAACGGGAAGTGGCGGCACTGGCGCAAAGCGGCGCAGACGTCGGCGCAAACCCACGGCCAGCGAGCCGGCGTCGAATACGGACCAATAA
- the miaA gene encoding tRNA (adenosine(37)-N6)-dimethylallyltransferase MiaA, whose translation MLCILGPTASGKSALAMALASDHSRVELISMDSALVYRGMDIGTAKPTAAEQQQVRHHLIDIIEPTESYSAARFVHDATQAAIEIRSRGNIPVVVGGTMLYYKAYVEGLDDLPSAPLAIREAIAQEAEQIGWPALHLQLSTIDPNTAQRLQPNDAQRISRALELYRFTGRPMSTLIAESQPRQTQNNTDREPLAVVALMPEDRSLLHRRIESRFHAMLAAGFVDEVQRLRARGDLMLQMPSMRCVGYRQAWEYLDGQMNVDEFVAAGIAATRQLAKRQITWLRSFQDIQKIDPFDSANGGMDAALAACRARLN comes from the coding sequence GTGCTCTGCATTCTTGGGCCCACGGCCAGCGGAAAATCAGCTCTGGCCATGGCGCTAGCCAGCGATCATTCACGCGTTGAACTCATCAGCATGGATTCGGCCCTGGTCTATAGGGGCATGGATATTGGCACTGCAAAGCCCACGGCCGCAGAACAACAACAGGTGCGGCATCATCTGATCGACATCATTGAACCCACCGAGTCGTATTCCGCAGCAAGGTTCGTGCATGATGCCACCCAGGCGGCGATCGAGATTCGATCACGCGGCAATATCCCTGTGGTGGTGGGCGGCACCATGCTGTATTACAAGGCCTATGTAGAGGGCCTGGATGATCTGCCCAGCGCACCGCTTGCGATCCGCGAAGCGATTGCGCAAGAGGCCGAACAAATCGGCTGGCCGGCACTTCACCTTCAACTATCCACGATCGATCCAAATACGGCACAGCGATTACAACCCAACGACGCGCAACGTATTTCACGGGCGTTAGAGCTCTATCGTTTTACTGGCCGGCCCATGTCTACATTAATTGCTGAGAGCCAGCCACGACAGACCCAGAACAACACCGATCGGGAGCCACTGGCTGTGGTGGCACTGATGCCCGAGGACCGAAGCCTGCTGCACCGTCGCATCGAATCGCGTTTTCATGCCATGTTGGCTGCGGGGTTTGTCGATGAAGTGCAGCGCTTAAGAGCCCGCGGCGATCTCATGCTTCAGATGCCCAGCATGCGCTGCGTGGGCTACCGGCAGGCCTGGGAATATTTAGACGGGCAGATGAACGTGGATGAATTTGTAGCCGCGGGAATTGCCGCCACGCGGCAGTTGGCCAAGCGGCAGATTACTTGGCTGCGCAGCTTTCAAGACATTCAGAAGATTGATCCGTTTGATTCGGCCAATGGCGGCATGGATGCTGCCTTGGCTGCATGCCGAGCACGCCTAAACTAA
- the purM gene encoding phosphoribosylformylglycinamidine cyclo-ligase, translating into MSEKKPATANTTPMTYRDAGVDIDAGDALVDRIKPLAKRTMRPEVLGGIGGFGALFEVPKKYKDPVLVSGTDGVGTKLKLAFALDRHDTVGIDLVAMSVNDILVQGAEPLFFLDYFACGQLSVDTAAAVVGGIAKGCELSGCALIGGETAEMPGMYPAGEYDLAGFAVGAVERSQILDGSRVAAGDVLLGLASSGFHSNGYSLVRKVLERACGEITPSSLSGVTIPGETKSLADLVIAPTRLYVKPMLSALSAHRDAIKAMAHITGGGLVGNVPRVLPEQLTAVLHKNAWTLPPLMRWVQAQGQVPEDEMHRVFNCGIGMVVVVDAKQAEAVAAHLTQQGELVYRIGEIRARVGDEAQTIVVD; encoded by the coding sequence ATGAGCGAAAAAAAGCCGGCAACAGCCAACACCACACCCATGACTTATCGTGATGCGGGGGTGGACATCGACGCCGGTGACGCCCTGGTCGATCGTATCAAGCCCCTGGCCAAACGGACCATGCGGCCCGAAGTGCTGGGGGGGATTGGTGGGTTCGGCGCCCTGTTCGAGGTCCCCAAAAAATACAAAGACCCCGTCTTGGTGTCAGGCACCGATGGCGTGGGAACCAAGCTGAAATTGGCGTTTGCCCTGGATCGCCACGACACAGTGGGCATTGATCTGGTGGCCATGAGCGTGAATGACATTCTGGTGCAGGGTGCTGAGCCCCTGTTCTTCTTGGATTACTTTGCCTGCGGCCAGCTCTCGGTGGACACGGCCGCTGCCGTGGTGGGCGGCATTGCCAAGGGTTGTGAACTATCGGGCTGCGCCTTAATTGGTGGTGAAACGGCAGAAATGCCCGGCATGTACCCGGCAGGTGAATACGATTTGGCCGGCTTTGCAGTGGGGGCGGTTGAGCGTTCGCAAATTCTGGATGGCAGCCGTGTTGCTGCGGGCGATGTGCTTTTGGGTCTGGCCTCGAGCGGGTTTCATAGCAATGGCTATTCCCTGGTGCGCAAGGTCTTAGAGCGTGCCTGTGGCGAGATCACGCCGTCATCCCTTTCTGGGGTCACCATTCCCGGTGAGACCAAGTCGCTTGCGGATCTGGTGATTGCGCCGACCAGGCTTTATGTGAAACCCATGCTCTCGGCGCTCTCAGCCCACCGTGATGCCATCAAGGCCATGGCCCACATCACGGGCGGCGGCTTGGTGGGCAATGTGCCCCGTGTTCTGCCCGAGCAACTCACTGCAGTGCTGCATAAAAACGCCTGGACTCTGCCGCCACTGATGCGCTGGGTTCAAGCCCAGGGCCAGGTGCCAGAAGACGAGATGCATCGTGTCTTTAACTGCGGCATTGGCATGGTGGTGGTGGTGGATGCCAAGCAGGCCGAAGCCGTGGCGGCCCATCTGACCCAGCAGGGTGAGCTGGTCTATCGCATTGGCGAGATTCGCGCGCGTGTGGGCGACGAGGCCCAGACGATTGTGGTGGATTAA
- a CDS encoding putative toxin-antitoxin system toxin component, PIN family: MGPVIIDTNILLDIFVFQDPATAPLREALFSGEFNAVRSSKTLNEFADVIAREKFKLSTQQRDEILAKWQAHSRLLPDSDIAASPWKCKDRDDQIFLDLAYTLRPSLLLSKDLQVLKFRKRAAKESVVIAARF; the protein is encoded by the coding sequence ATGGGCCCCGTGATCATTGACACCAATATTCTGCTGGATATTTTTGTCTTTCAAGACCCTGCGACAGCGCCTCTGCGAGAGGCGCTTTTTTCAGGGGAATTCAATGCGGTTCGATCTTCCAAGACATTGAATGAATTTGCCGATGTGATCGCGCGTGAGAAATTTAAACTGAGCACCCAGCAACGTGATGAGATTTTGGCAAAGTGGCAGGCGCATTCCCGTTTGCTGCCTGACAGCGACATTGCGGCATCCCCCTGGAAGTGCAAAGACCGTGATGATCAGATCTTTTTAGATTTGGCCTATACCCTGCGGCCAAGCCTTTTGTTGTCGAAAGACTTGCAGGTGTTGAAGTTTCGCAAGCGTGCCGCGAAAGAGTCGGTTGTGATTGCAGCTCGATTTTAG
- the folK gene encoding 2-amino-4-hydroxy-6-hydroxymethyldihydropteridine diphosphokinase, giving the protein MIETAYIGLGGNLSDPFSAIAQALDVLRQSPGIVGVRSSACYRTTPVQSSGPDFCNAVAEINTNLTAAEILTLLLSIEQQFGRARSVRNAPRTLDLDLIAYGHQRQTDPFVTIPHPRAHERAFVLVPLCELNPNVLLGPPEHPALMPAAHWKALLTASQLGEVRPW; this is encoded by the coding sequence ATGATCGAAACGGCCTATATTGGGCTTGGAGGCAATCTCTCAGATCCATTTTCAGCCATTGCCCAGGCGCTCGATGTCTTGCGTCAATCCCCCGGCATTGTTGGTGTGCGGTCATCGGCCTGTTATCGCACCACTCCAGTCCAATCCAGTGGGCCAGATTTCTGTAATGCCGTTGCCGAAATCAACACGAATCTGACGGCGGCCGAGATCTTGACCTTGTTGCTGTCGATTGAGCAGCAGTTTGGGCGTGCACGCTCGGTTCGCAATGCCCCAAGAACCTTGGACCTGGACTTGATTGCCTATGGTCACCAGCGACAGACGGACCCGTTTGTCACCATTCCCCACCCCAGGGCGCATGAGCGGGCCTTTGTGCTGGTTCCGCTATGCGAACTCAATCCCAATGTGCTGCTGGGGCCGCCCGAGCATCCGGCACTCATGCCTGCCGCCCATTGGAAGGCCTTGTTGACAGCGTCTCAGCTTGGGGAAGTCCGGCCCTGGTGA
- a CDS encoding N-acetylmuramoyl-L-alanine amidase produces MRSPKRRTVLLTAGATLLLGVRSGPANAAQIVAVRAWPAKDYTRVTIEHNEEGLKYSTQILQNPLRFVVDLEDTVLSDRLKELAAKIADNDPFIQTVRVGQYQPRVVRLVFALKQEINPQVFSLPAVAQYQHRLVLDFYPTTTEDPLLTFLATYEKERALPPSVARAPEMSDPQAPAAGPDRKPVVSRLVTIALDAGHGGEDPGAIGKRGTYEKDVVLAIARRLKRLIDQEPNMRAYLTRDGDYFVPLHVRVQKARRVQADLFVSIHADAWISPTARGSSVYALSEKGASSSAARWMANKENSADLIGGVNIRHQDRAVAEVLLDMSTTAQIKDSLQLGQAVLQEIGGINRLHKTRVEQAGFAVLRAPDIPSILVETAFISNPEEEARLRDDDYQHQMGAALVAGIKRYFRANPPLAKSRMM; encoded by the coding sequence GTGCGCAGCCCGAAACGACGCACCGTATTGCTGACCGCGGGTGCCACACTGCTGCTTGGGGTACGAAGCGGCCCGGCAAACGCCGCACAGATTGTGGCGGTTCGCGCATGGCCCGCAAAAGACTACACACGGGTCACGATCGAACACAACGAAGAGGGGCTAAAGTATTCCACGCAGATTCTGCAAAACCCATTGCGTTTTGTTGTGGATCTTGAAGACACCGTGTTAAGCGATCGGCTCAAAGAGTTGGCCGCCAAGATCGCTGACAACGACCCCTTTATTCAGACCGTTCGCGTGGGCCAATACCAGCCACGGGTGGTACGCCTGGTCTTTGCCCTAAAGCAAGAGATCAATCCGCAGGTCTTTAGCCTGCCTGCGGTGGCCCAATACCAACACCGCCTGGTGCTGGACTTTTACCCCACCACCACAGAAGACCCACTGCTGACTTTCTTGGCCACCTATGAAAAAGAGCGGGCACTGCCGCCATCGGTTGCACGCGCACCCGAGATGTCAGACCCACAGGCACCGGCTGCTGGCCCTGATCGCAAGCCCGTGGTCAGCCGCCTGGTGACGATTGCATTAGATGCTGGTCATGGCGGTGAAGACCCCGGCGCCATTGGTAAACGTGGCACCTATGAAAAAGATGTGGTGCTGGCGATCGCGCGTCGATTAAAGCGGCTGATTGACCAAGAACCCAATATGCGGGCCTATCTGACGCGAGATGGCGATTACTTTGTGCCACTGCATGTTCGAGTACAAAAAGCACGGCGCGTGCAGGCCGATTTGTTTGTGTCGATTCATGCCGATGCCTGGATATCACCCACTGCCCGGGGCTCTTCGGTTTATGCGCTCTCCGAAAAAGGCGCTTCGAGTAGCGCAGCCCGCTGGATGGCCAATAAGGAAAACAGTGCGGATTTGATTGGCGGTGTGAATATTCGGCATCAAGACCGTGCGGTTGCAGAAGTCTTGCTCGACATGTCGACCACTGCCCAGATCAAAGATTCGCTGCAGTTGGGCCAAGCCGTGTTGCAAGAGATTGGCGGGATTAACCGACTGCACAAGACCCGTGTCGAGCAGGCAGGCTTTGCGGTGTTGCGGGCACCGGATATTCCATCGATCTTGGTGGAGACCGCGTTTATCAGCAATCCAGAAGAAGAAGCCCGGCTAAGAGACGACGATTATCAACACCAGATGGGCGCTGCCCTGGTGGCAGGCATCAAGCGTTACTTCAGGGCCAATCCGCCGCTAGCCAAATCCCGCATGATGTAA
- a CDS encoding HAD family hydrolase: MQQLALFDLDNTLLPIDSDVSWAQFLVDLKVVNADWYSKRNDYFYVQYCAGTLDIYEFLDFQLAPLAQHPRAQLLAWREQFIKDVIRPHLHPKAKALVEEHQRSGALCAIVTATNSFITGPIAREFGVEHLIATEVEISPDGNFTGKPHGLPSFREGKITRVEQWLAQQGLGLDDFSDSFFYSDSLNDLPLLSRVKTPIAVNPDERLRHHAQAQGWQVLDLFDRTQSTDD, translated from the coding sequence ATGCAACAACTCGCCCTGTTTGATCTCGACAATACGCTTTTGCCAATCGACAGCGATGTATCCTGGGCACAATTTTTGGTGGACCTGAAAGTTGTCAATGCCGACTGGTATTCCAAGCGCAATGACTACTTCTACGTGCAGTATTGCGCCGGCACGCTCGACATTTATGAATTCTTAGACTTTCAGCTTGCGCCACTGGCCCAGCACCCACGGGCGCAACTGCTTGCCTGGCGTGAACAGTTCATTAAAGACGTGATTCGTCCACACCTGCATCCCAAAGCCAAGGCCTTGGTCGAGGAGCACCAACGCAGCGGTGCGCTCTGCGCCATTGTGACGGCGACCAATTCATTTATCACCGGGCCGATTGCCCGCGAGTTCGGCGTGGAACACTTGATCGCCACCGAGGTGGAGATTTCCCCCGATGGCAACTTCACTGGCAAGCCCCACGGATTGCCCAGCTTTCGCGAAGGAAAGATCACCCGGGTTGAGCAGTGGCTGGCCCAACAGGGACTGGGGCTTGACGATTTTTCTGATTCTTTTTTCTACAGTGACTCATTGAATGATCTGCCCCTGCTTTCGCGGGTGAAAACGCCCATTGCCGTCAACCCCGATGAGCGGCTTCGCCACCATGCACAGGCGCAAGGCTGGCAGGTGCTGGACTTATTTGATCGGACGCAGAGCACCGACGACTAA